In a single window of the Alosa sapidissima isolate fAloSap1 chromosome 18, fAloSap1.pri, whole genome shotgun sequence genome:
- the cntrob gene encoding centrobin isoform X7 has product MSWFDTTPPFASDRPEHTEEEEEESTLSTSLSSEVVGLAKTHADLGPELEVGQLVEEMSANLKTSLSHSNSLQSGRRHIEDMENLRSHLQTMLKTRPAERREAPQHSQQFQDDSFGSEATTHLLNAPLFPSVSPPLSMTGLEDLFPRYTRLHSERAPPPLSGETQVLKESLERERTRRKHCEQQLSLLQNRTLALQQQLALAISADRKKDIMIEQLDKTLAKVVEGWRRHEQEKSEGVKRLQEEKDAAERAQTKQQETLAEFEKCLSQAAEALDREQKLKEELENSNKELEKQVLELRTSVDQLHEECQHLRAEGEEVRSEAERLQLQTQASRAQLEQQREQSSRRERELQEQFSQQARELETERLSGEQAQQDCEDLRGRLKEEMEQLEEMRRERDAARVDRALDQARFEAERSQLEVELKLSVEQQVTERLVHIQEENATSTSKLREQHRKQLLDLSCRHDREMSAQQTEFRAQLQEREDKLHAFTQQCDSKLSVMQEQLVSMATSKRRLEHQRAELVSRLQGMMRSHWTEALRLLANQGQLEGPLSPHCRWEGIGTHNFPVEENKTNCKRINTDSTHSTVPQAVVLHLSRERDGEMRGEREMGGGGESDNTVFNHSHIFTPLEPQLDETGLTALGNCDLDLWEKVRGEEGDRGRTGKGGQERTDTAEKEMNNRQQQREQQSHIHSTSEMLHPDPFQSPSQFKSLRQFHTSNQFHNSNQFQNLSQLQTTTQFPTSSQASSHFQSSGQFQNLAEAESMGHTLAQKTRPKSQPSSQDGPERAVQGQHSDHGSRPHQPPSHFRGHSASQSSSRLHTSNQSLSQAEVSSSSPEQRANHSSFSSEVYSSDLDRGPPVKHHSPPLKVKTVEGSSSLGQERHSELQYYITKLLDCSPGEPFLDAQVAALSQSARGPAGSPHSDPLSQLLKQPQANTQTMQHIQQLYNNLLRTEYEKNMAAVQSNLDQKLSKLEKSEQEAEPPQPCPVTAPRQPQQTMVNRVRKAGLGQGNRTGSTKVTAWR; this is encoded by the exons ATGAGCTGGTTTGACACCACTCCCCCATTTGCCTCTGACAGGCCAGAGCacacggaggaggaggaggaggagtctaCTCTGAGCACAAGCCTCTCCTCTGAGGTGGTTGGGCTCGCAAAGACACATGCAGACCTGGGGCCAGAGTTAGAGGTAGGGCAGCTGGTTGAGGAGATGAGCGCAAATCTGAAGACAAGTCTCAGCCACAGCAACAGCTTACAG agtggccGACGACACATTGAGGACATGGAAAATTTGAGGAGTCACCTGCAGACCATGCTGAAAACGAGGCCAGCTGAGAGACGGG AGGCTCCACAACACAGCCAGCAGTTTCAAGATGACTCGTTTGGCAGTGAAGCAACAACTCACCTGCTGAA tgCTCCTCTGttcccctctgtctcccctcctctctccatgaCTGGTTTGGAAGACCTCTTCCCCCGCTATACCCGCTTGCACTCTGAACGCGCTCCACCGCCATTGTCAGGGGAGACACAGGTGTTGAAGGAGAGTCTGGAGCGTGAACGCACACGTCGAAAG cactGTGAGCAACAGCTGTCGTTGCTGCAGAACAGGACTCTTGCCCTGCAGCAACAGCTGGCCCTGGCTATCTCAGCTGACCGGAAGAAGGACATCATGATCGAGCAGTTAGAcaag ACGCTGGCGAAGGTGGTGGAAGGCTGGCGCCGGCATGAGCAAGagaagagtgagggagtgaagagACTCCAGGAGGAGAAGGATGCGGCAGAGAGGGCTCAAACCAAACAGCAGGAG acGCTGGCTGAATTTGAGAAGTGCCTCTCTCAGGCTGCAGAGGCTTTAGACAGAGAACAGAAGCTGAAAGAGGAGCTGGAAAACTCCAACAAAGAACTG GAAAAGCAAGTGTTGGAGCTGCGAACGTCTGTGGATCAGCTCCATGAAGAGTGCCAGCATCTGCGGGCAGAAGGGGAGGAGGTGAGGTCAGAGGCGGAGAGGCTCCAACTCCAGACCCAGGCCTCTCGCGCTCAGCTGGAGCAGCAGCGGGAGCAGAGCAGCCGCAGGGAGAGGGAGCTGCAGGAGCAATTCAGCCAGCAAGCGCGGGAGCTCGAGACGGAAAGG ctgagtGGTGAGCAGGCCCAGCAGGACTGTGAGGACCTGAGGGGTCGGCTgaaggaggagatggagcagctagaggagatgaggagggagagagacgctGCCAGAGTGGACCGAGCTCTGGACCAG GCTCGTTTTGAAGCAGAGCGTTCTCAGCTGGAGGTGGAACTGAAGCTGTCGGTGGAGCAGCAGGTTACTGAGAGACTCGTGCATATTCAAGAGGAGAATGCCACCAGCACCTCCAAGCTACGAGAACAACATAG aaagcAGCTGCTGGACCTAAGTTGTCGGCACGACAGGGAGATGTCAGCCCAGCAGACCGAGTTCAGAGCCCAGCTGCAGGAGCGTGAGGACAAGCTGCACGCCTTCACACAACAGTGCGATagcaa ACTGTCCGTAATGCAGGAGCAGCTGGTTTCCATGGCAACCAGCAAGCGGAGGCTCGAGCATCAGAGGGCAGAGCTAGTGTCTCGTCTGCAGGGCATGATGCGCTCCCATTGGACTGAGGCTTTGAGGTTGTTGGCCAACCAGGGTCAG ttggaAGGTCCCCTCTCGCCTCACTGTCGGTGGGAAGGTATTGGGACCCATAACTTTCCAGtggaagaaaataaaacaaattgcAAGCGAATCAACACAGACAGCACACATTCAACAG TCCCTCAGGCAGTGGTGCTCCATctgtccagagagagagatggagagatgagaggagagcgagagatgggaggaggaggagagtctGATAATACCGTCTTTAACCACAGTCACATCTTCACTCCCCTCGAACCGCAGCTGGATGAGACCGGCCTTAcag cgCTTGGCAACTGTGATCTGGACCTCTGGGAGAAAGTGCGAGGtgaagagggggatagagggaggacagggaagggaggacaggagagaacagacactgcagagaaagagatgaacaACAGGCAGCAGCAGCGGGAGCAGCAGAGTCACATTCATAGCACAAGTGAGATGCTCCACCCAGACCCTTTCCAGAGCCCAAGCCAGTTCAAGAGCTTAAGACAGTTCCACACATCCAATCAGTTCCACAACTCAAATCAGTTCCAGAACTTGAGCCAGCTCCAGACCACAACTCAGTTCCCCACCTCAAGTCAGGCATCGAGTCATTTCCAGAGCTCAGGTCAGTTCCAGAACTTGGCTGAGGCAGAGAGCATGGGTCACACCCTGGCCCAGAAAACTAGACCGAAATCTCAACCGTCCAGCCAGGATGGGCCTGAGCGTGCAGTCCAGGGCCAGCACAGCGACCATGGCTCAAGGCCACATCAGCCTCCCAGTCACTTCAGGGGTCACAGTGCCAGTCAGAGCTCCAGTCGCCTCCATACCAGCAACCAGAGCCTCAGCCAGGCAGAGGTTAGCTCCTCCTCCCCTGAACAACGAGCCAATCACAGTAGCTTCAGCTCGGAGGTGTACAGCAGTGATTTGGATAGAGGACCTCCAGTTAAACACCACAGCCCGCCCCTGAAAGTAAAAACTGTGGAGGGGTCGTCATCATTGGGGCAAGAGAGACATAGTGAGCTCCAGTACTATATCACCAAG CTTTTGGACTGTTCCCCTGGTGAGCCGTTCCTTGATGCGCAGGTGGCGGCCCTGTCCCAGAGCGCCAGAGGGCCAGCGGGAAGCCCACATTCAGACCCACTGAGCCAGCTGCTCAAGCAGCCCCAGGCCAACACCCAGACCATGCAGCACATTCAGCAGCTCTACAACAACCTGCTCAG GACTGAGTATGAGAAGAACATGGCTGCCGTCCAAAGTAACCTGGACCAGAAGCTTAGCAAGCTGGAGAAGAGTGAG CAGGAGGCAGAGCCACCACAGCCCTGTCCAGTCACAGCCCCGCGGCAACCACAGCAAACCATGGTCAACCGAGTACGCAAGGCCGGACTAGGCCAAGGGAACAGGACAGGGTCAACGAAGGTCACCGCATGGAGATGa
- the cntrob gene encoding centrobin isoform X5 — MSTDRVEDLLSDIEPFQSSPPPSPPPSLSKPLLSSILPSSLARSWPSSPLSVLASSREVTTRLYSSLQQSRVHGSTEEGVTRSFSELSIKPRPEHTEEEEEESTLSTSLSSEVVGLAKTHADLGPELEVGQLVEEMSANLKTSLSHSNSLQSGRRHIEDMENLRSHLQTMLKTRPAERREAPQHSQQFQDDSFGSEATTHLLNAPLFPSVSPPLSMTGLEDLFPRYTRLHSERAPPPLSGETQVLKESLERERTRRKHCEQQLSLLQNRTLALQQQLALAISADRKKDIMIEQLDKTLAKVVEGWRRHEQEKSEGVKRLQEEKDAAERAQTKQQETLAEFEKCLSQAAEALDREQKLKEELENSNKELEKQVLELRTSVDQLHEECQHLRAEGEEVRSEAERLQLQTQASRAQLEQQREQSSRRERELQEQFSQQARELETERLSGEQAQQDCEDLRGRLKEEMEQLEEMRRERDAARVDRALDQARFEAERSQLEVELKLSVEQQVTERLVHIQEENATSTSKLREQHRKQLLDLSCRHDREMSAQQTEFRAQLQEREDKLHAFTQQCDSKLSVMQEQLVSMATSKRRLEHQRAELVSRLQGMMRSHWTEALRLLANQGQLEGPLSPHCRWEGIGTHNFPVEENKTNCKRINTDSTHSTVPQAVVLHLSRERDGEMRGEREMGGGGESDNTVFNHSHIFTPLEPQLDETGLTALGNCDLDLWEKVRGEEGDRGRTGKGGQERTDTAEKEMNNRQQQREQQSHIHSTSEMLHPDPFQSPSQFKSLRQFHTSNQFHNSNQFQNLSQLQTTTQFPTSSQASSHFQSSGQFQNLAEAESMGHTLAQKTRPKSQPSSQDGPERAVQGQHSDHGSRPHQPPSHFRGHSASQSSSRLHTSNQSLSQAEVSSSSPEQRANHSSFSSEVYSSDLDRGPPVKHHSPPLKVKTVEGSSSLGQERHSELQYYITKLLDCSPGEPFLDAQVAALSQSARGPAGSPHSDPLSQLLKQPQANTQTMQHIQQLYNNLLRTEYEKNMAAVQSNLDQKLSKLEKSEQEAEPPQPCPVTAPRQPQQTMVNRVRKAGLGQGNRTGSTKVTAWR, encoded by the exons ATGTCAACAGACAGAGTGGAGGACCTGCTGAGTGACATCGAACCTTTtcaatcctctcctcctccatcccctccgCCATCTCTCTCcaagcctctcctctcctctattttgCCGTCTTCCCTCGCTCGCTCCtggccctcctctcccctctctgtgcTAGCATCCTCACGTGAGGTCACCACCCGCCTCTACTCCTCCCTGCAGCAGAGCAGGGTGCACGGGTCCACAGAAGAAGGGGTCACACGCTCGTTCTCGGAGCTCTCCATCAAACCAAG GCCAGAGCacacggaggaggaggaggaggagtctaCTCTGAGCACAAGCCTCTCCTCTGAGGTGGTTGGGCTCGCAAAGACACATGCAGACCTGGGGCCAGAGTTAGAGGTAGGGCAGCTGGTTGAGGAGATGAGCGCAAATCTGAAGACAAGTCTCAGCCACAGCAACAGCTTACAG agtggccGACGACACATTGAGGACATGGAAAATTTGAGGAGTCACCTGCAGACCATGCTGAAAACGAGGCCAGCTGAGAGACGGG AGGCTCCACAACACAGCCAGCAGTTTCAAGATGACTCGTTTGGCAGTGAAGCAACAACTCACCTGCTGAA tgCTCCTCTGttcccctctgtctcccctcctctctccatgaCTGGTTTGGAAGACCTCTTCCCCCGCTATACCCGCTTGCACTCTGAACGCGCTCCACCGCCATTGTCAGGGGAGACACAGGTGTTGAAGGAGAGTCTGGAGCGTGAACGCACACGTCGAAAG cactGTGAGCAACAGCTGTCGTTGCTGCAGAACAGGACTCTTGCCCTGCAGCAACAGCTGGCCCTGGCTATCTCAGCTGACCGGAAGAAGGACATCATGATCGAGCAGTTAGAcaag ACGCTGGCGAAGGTGGTGGAAGGCTGGCGCCGGCATGAGCAAGagaagagtgagggagtgaagagACTCCAGGAGGAGAAGGATGCGGCAGAGAGGGCTCAAACCAAACAGCAGGAG acGCTGGCTGAATTTGAGAAGTGCCTCTCTCAGGCTGCAGAGGCTTTAGACAGAGAACAGAAGCTGAAAGAGGAGCTGGAAAACTCCAACAAAGAACTG GAAAAGCAAGTGTTGGAGCTGCGAACGTCTGTGGATCAGCTCCATGAAGAGTGCCAGCATCTGCGGGCAGAAGGGGAGGAGGTGAGGTCAGAGGCGGAGAGGCTCCAACTCCAGACCCAGGCCTCTCGCGCTCAGCTGGAGCAGCAGCGGGAGCAGAGCAGCCGCAGGGAGAGGGAGCTGCAGGAGCAATTCAGCCAGCAAGCGCGGGAGCTCGAGACGGAAAGG ctgagtGGTGAGCAGGCCCAGCAGGACTGTGAGGACCTGAGGGGTCGGCTgaaggaggagatggagcagctagaggagatgaggagggagagagacgctGCCAGAGTGGACCGAGCTCTGGACCAG GCTCGTTTTGAAGCAGAGCGTTCTCAGCTGGAGGTGGAACTGAAGCTGTCGGTGGAGCAGCAGGTTACTGAGAGACTCGTGCATATTCAAGAGGAGAATGCCACCAGCACCTCCAAGCTACGAGAACAACATAG aaagcAGCTGCTGGACCTAAGTTGTCGGCACGACAGGGAGATGTCAGCCCAGCAGACCGAGTTCAGAGCCCAGCTGCAGGAGCGTGAGGACAAGCTGCACGCCTTCACACAACAGTGCGATagcaa ACTGTCCGTAATGCAGGAGCAGCTGGTTTCCATGGCAACCAGCAAGCGGAGGCTCGAGCATCAGAGGGCAGAGCTAGTGTCTCGTCTGCAGGGCATGATGCGCTCCCATTGGACTGAGGCTTTGAGGTTGTTGGCCAACCAGGGTCAG ttggaAGGTCCCCTCTCGCCTCACTGTCGGTGGGAAGGTATTGGGACCCATAACTTTCCAGtggaagaaaataaaacaaattgcAAGCGAATCAACACAGACAGCACACATTCAACAG TCCCTCAGGCAGTGGTGCTCCATctgtccagagagagagatggagagatgagaggagagcgagagatgggaggaggaggagagtctGATAATACCGTCTTTAACCACAGTCACATCTTCACTCCCCTCGAACCGCAGCTGGATGAGACCGGCCTTAcag cgCTTGGCAACTGTGATCTGGACCTCTGGGAGAAAGTGCGAGGtgaagagggggatagagggaggacagggaagggaggacaggagagaacagacactgcagagaaagagatgaacaACAGGCAGCAGCAGCGGGAGCAGCAGAGTCACATTCATAGCACAAGTGAGATGCTCCACCCAGACCCTTTCCAGAGCCCAAGCCAGTTCAAGAGCTTAAGACAGTTCCACACATCCAATCAGTTCCACAACTCAAATCAGTTCCAGAACTTGAGCCAGCTCCAGACCACAACTCAGTTCCCCACCTCAAGTCAGGCATCGAGTCATTTCCAGAGCTCAGGTCAGTTCCAGAACTTGGCTGAGGCAGAGAGCATGGGTCACACCCTGGCCCAGAAAACTAGACCGAAATCTCAACCGTCCAGCCAGGATGGGCCTGAGCGTGCAGTCCAGGGCCAGCACAGCGACCATGGCTCAAGGCCACATCAGCCTCCCAGTCACTTCAGGGGTCACAGTGCCAGTCAGAGCTCCAGTCGCCTCCATACCAGCAACCAGAGCCTCAGCCAGGCAGAGGTTAGCTCCTCCTCCCCTGAACAACGAGCCAATCACAGTAGCTTCAGCTCGGAGGTGTACAGCAGTGATTTGGATAGAGGACCTCCAGTTAAACACCACAGCCCGCCCCTGAAAGTAAAAACTGTGGAGGGGTCGTCATCATTGGGGCAAGAGAGACATAGTGAGCTCCAGTACTATATCACCAAG CTTTTGGACTGTTCCCCTGGTGAGCCGTTCCTTGATGCGCAGGTGGCGGCCCTGTCCCAGAGCGCCAGAGGGCCAGCGGGAAGCCCACATTCAGACCCACTGAGCCAGCTGCTCAAGCAGCCCCAGGCCAACACCCAGACCATGCAGCACATTCAGCAGCTCTACAACAACCTGCTCAG GACTGAGTATGAGAAGAACATGGCTGCCGTCCAAAGTAACCTGGACCAGAAGCTTAGCAAGCTGGAGAAGAGTGAG CAGGAGGCAGAGCCACCACAGCCCTGTCCAGTCACAGCCCCGCGGCAACCACAGCAAACCATGGTCAACCGAGTACGCAAGGCCGGACTAGGCCAAGGGAACAGGACAGGGTCAACGAAGGTCACCGCATGGAGATGa
- the cntrob gene encoding centrobin isoform X4, with translation MSTDRVEDLLSDIEPFQSSPPPSPPPSLSKPLLSSILPSSLARSWPSSPLSVLASSREVTTRLYSSLQQSRVHGSTEEGVTRSFSELSIKPRQVSFKLSSASPEASQMSWFDTTPPFASDRPEHTEEEEEESTLSTSLSSEVVGLAKTHADLGPELESGRRHIEDMENLRSHLQTMLKTRPAERREAPQHSQQFQDDSFGSEATTHLLNAPLFPSVSPPLSMTGLEDLFPRYTRLHSERAPPPLSGETQVLKESLERERTRRKHCEQQLSLLQNRTLALQQQLALAISADRKKDIMIEQLDKTLAKVVEGWRRHEQEKSEGVKRLQEEKDAAERAQTKQQETLAEFEKCLSQAAEALDREQKLKEELENSNKELEKQVLELRTSVDQLHEECQHLRAEGEEVRSEAERLQLQTQASRAQLEQQREQSSRRERELQEQFSQQARELETERLSGEQAQQDCEDLRGRLKEEMEQLEEMRRERDAARVDRALDQARFEAERSQLEVELKLSVEQQVTERLVHIQEENATSTSKLREQHRKQLLDLSCRHDREMSAQQTEFRAQLQEREDKLHAFTQQCDSKLSVMQEQLVSMATSKRRLEHQRAELVSRLQGMMRSHWTEALRLLANQGQLEGPLSPHCRWEGIGTHNFPVEENKTNCKRINTDSTHSTVPQAVVLHLSRERDGEMRGEREMGGGGESDNTVFNHSHIFTPLEPQLDETGLTALGNCDLDLWEKVRGEEGDRGRTGKGGQERTDTAEKEMNNRQQQREQQSHIHSTSEMLHPDPFQSPSQFKSLRQFHTSNQFHNSNQFQNLSQLQTTTQFPTSSQASSHFQSSGQFQNLAEAESMGHTLAQKTRPKSQPSSQDGPERAVQGQHSDHGSRPHQPPSHFRGHSASQSSSRLHTSNQSLSQAEVSSSSPEQRANHSSFSSEVYSSDLDRGPPVKHHSPPLKVKTVEGSSSLGQERHSELQYYITKLLDCSPGEPFLDAQVAALSQSARGPAGSPHSDPLSQLLKQPQANTQTMQHIQQLYNNLLRTEYEKNMAAVQSNLDQKLSKLEKSEQEAEPPQPCPVTAPRQPQQTMVNRVRKAGLGQGNRTGSTKVTAWR, from the exons ATGTCAACAGACAGAGTGGAGGACCTGCTGAGTGACATCGAACCTTTtcaatcctctcctcctccatcccctccgCCATCTCTCTCcaagcctctcctctcctctattttgCCGTCTTCCCTCGCTCGCTCCtggccctcctctcccctctctgtgcTAGCATCCTCACGTGAGGTCACCACCCGCCTCTACTCCTCCCTGCAGCAGAGCAGGGTGCACGGGTCCACAGAAGAAGGGGTCACACGCTCGTTCTCGGAGCTCTCCATCAAACCAAG GCAGGTGTCGTTTAAACTCTCCTCAGCCTCCCCAGAGGCGTCTCAAATGAGCTGGTTTGACACCACTCCCCCATTTGCCTCTGACAGGCCAGAGCacacggaggaggaggaggaggagtctaCTCTGAGCACAAGCCTCTCCTCTGAGGTGGTTGGGCTCGCAAAGACACATGCAGACCTGGGGCCAGAGTTAGAG agtggccGACGACACATTGAGGACATGGAAAATTTGAGGAGTCACCTGCAGACCATGCTGAAAACGAGGCCAGCTGAGAGACGGG AGGCTCCACAACACAGCCAGCAGTTTCAAGATGACTCGTTTGGCAGTGAAGCAACAACTCACCTGCTGAA tgCTCCTCTGttcccctctgtctcccctcctctctccatgaCTGGTTTGGAAGACCTCTTCCCCCGCTATACCCGCTTGCACTCTGAACGCGCTCCACCGCCATTGTCAGGGGAGACACAGGTGTTGAAGGAGAGTCTGGAGCGTGAACGCACACGTCGAAAG cactGTGAGCAACAGCTGTCGTTGCTGCAGAACAGGACTCTTGCCCTGCAGCAACAGCTGGCCCTGGCTATCTCAGCTGACCGGAAGAAGGACATCATGATCGAGCAGTTAGAcaag ACGCTGGCGAAGGTGGTGGAAGGCTGGCGCCGGCATGAGCAAGagaagagtgagggagtgaagagACTCCAGGAGGAGAAGGATGCGGCAGAGAGGGCTCAAACCAAACAGCAGGAG acGCTGGCTGAATTTGAGAAGTGCCTCTCTCAGGCTGCAGAGGCTTTAGACAGAGAACAGAAGCTGAAAGAGGAGCTGGAAAACTCCAACAAAGAACTG GAAAAGCAAGTGTTGGAGCTGCGAACGTCTGTGGATCAGCTCCATGAAGAGTGCCAGCATCTGCGGGCAGAAGGGGAGGAGGTGAGGTCAGAGGCGGAGAGGCTCCAACTCCAGACCCAGGCCTCTCGCGCTCAGCTGGAGCAGCAGCGGGAGCAGAGCAGCCGCAGGGAGAGGGAGCTGCAGGAGCAATTCAGCCAGCAAGCGCGGGAGCTCGAGACGGAAAGG ctgagtGGTGAGCAGGCCCAGCAGGACTGTGAGGACCTGAGGGGTCGGCTgaaggaggagatggagcagctagaggagatgaggagggagagagacgctGCCAGAGTGGACCGAGCTCTGGACCAG GCTCGTTTTGAAGCAGAGCGTTCTCAGCTGGAGGTGGAACTGAAGCTGTCGGTGGAGCAGCAGGTTACTGAGAGACTCGTGCATATTCAAGAGGAGAATGCCACCAGCACCTCCAAGCTACGAGAACAACATAG aaagcAGCTGCTGGACCTAAGTTGTCGGCACGACAGGGAGATGTCAGCCCAGCAGACCGAGTTCAGAGCCCAGCTGCAGGAGCGTGAGGACAAGCTGCACGCCTTCACACAACAGTGCGATagcaa ACTGTCCGTAATGCAGGAGCAGCTGGTTTCCATGGCAACCAGCAAGCGGAGGCTCGAGCATCAGAGGGCAGAGCTAGTGTCTCGTCTGCAGGGCATGATGCGCTCCCATTGGACTGAGGCTTTGAGGTTGTTGGCCAACCAGGGTCAG ttggaAGGTCCCCTCTCGCCTCACTGTCGGTGGGAAGGTATTGGGACCCATAACTTTCCAGtggaagaaaataaaacaaattgcAAGCGAATCAACACAGACAGCACACATTCAACAG TCCCTCAGGCAGTGGTGCTCCATctgtccagagagagagatggagagatgagaggagagcgagagatgggaggaggaggagagtctGATAATACCGTCTTTAACCACAGTCACATCTTCACTCCCCTCGAACCGCAGCTGGATGAGACCGGCCTTAcag cgCTTGGCAACTGTGATCTGGACCTCTGGGAGAAAGTGCGAGGtgaagagggggatagagggaggacagggaagggaggacaggagagaacagacactgcagagaaagagatgaacaACAGGCAGCAGCAGCGGGAGCAGCAGAGTCACATTCATAGCACAAGTGAGATGCTCCACCCAGACCCTTTCCAGAGCCCAAGCCAGTTCAAGAGCTTAAGACAGTTCCACACATCCAATCAGTTCCACAACTCAAATCAGTTCCAGAACTTGAGCCAGCTCCAGACCACAACTCAGTTCCCCACCTCAAGTCAGGCATCGAGTCATTTCCAGAGCTCAGGTCAGTTCCAGAACTTGGCTGAGGCAGAGAGCATGGGTCACACCCTGGCCCAGAAAACTAGACCGAAATCTCAACCGTCCAGCCAGGATGGGCCTGAGCGTGCAGTCCAGGGCCAGCACAGCGACCATGGCTCAAGGCCACATCAGCCTCCCAGTCACTTCAGGGGTCACAGTGCCAGTCAGAGCTCCAGTCGCCTCCATACCAGCAACCAGAGCCTCAGCCAGGCAGAGGTTAGCTCCTCCTCCCCTGAACAACGAGCCAATCACAGTAGCTTCAGCTCGGAGGTGTACAGCAGTGATTTGGATAGAGGACCTCCAGTTAAACACCACAGCCCGCCCCTGAAAGTAAAAACTGTGGAGGGGTCGTCATCATTGGGGCAAGAGAGACATAGTGAGCTCCAGTACTATATCACCAAG CTTTTGGACTGTTCCCCTGGTGAGCCGTTCCTTGATGCGCAGGTGGCGGCCCTGTCCCAGAGCGCCAGAGGGCCAGCGGGAAGCCCACATTCAGACCCACTGAGCCAGCTGCTCAAGCAGCCCCAGGCCAACACCCAGACCATGCAGCACATTCAGCAGCTCTACAACAACCTGCTCAG GACTGAGTATGAGAAGAACATGGCTGCCGTCCAAAGTAACCTGGACCAGAAGCTTAGCAAGCTGGAGAAGAGTGAG CAGGAGGCAGAGCCACCACAGCCCTGTCCAGTCACAGCCCCGCGGCAACCACAGCAAACCATGGTCAACCGAGTACGCAAGGCCGGACTAGGCCAAGGGAACAGGACAGGGTCAACGAAGGTCACCGCATGGAGATGa